Proteins co-encoded in one Nicotiana sylvestris chromosome 7, ASM39365v2, whole genome shotgun sequence genomic window:
- the LOC138873090 gene encoding uncharacterized protein has translation MVYAGITYGLVVTSHRAPIAWETLCKPETAGGLNIIDYERWNKAALTKLLWAIMSKKDKLWIKWIHCHYMKKKDITTMEIPRQTSRLVRKLFAAREWCANDFTRIQTCTQNGKFSIRKAYLHTTPQYPKVHWKTLVMVTGMLPKHKYILWMAMHRRLATVDKLAKWGVQVDQSCTLCGRDIEETHDHLNPRKALLGVVFAAVIYNIWMERNDRRFQQLSREAKDRSKEIALQVHIAGQKKPKWSSILQSFNSYPTCNPRNILKVVNIIKGADYYNIFDS, from the exons ATGGTATATGCAGGAATTACCTATGGACTGGTAGTCACTAGTCATAGGGCTCCTATAGCATGGGAGACTTTGTGTAAACCAGAAACTGCTGGAGGTTTAAACATTATCGATTATGAGAGATGGAATAAAGCTGCCTTGACTAAGCTTCTTTGGGCCATAATGTCTAAGAAAGACAAACTCTGGATCAAGTGGATTCACTGTCATTACATGAAGAAGAAAGACATTACTACTATGGAGATTCCTAGGCAAACTAGCAGGCTAGTAAGGAAACTGTTTGCAGCAAGAGAGTGGTGCgctaatgatttcacaagaattcaAACCTGCACTCAGAATGGGAAGTTCAGTATCAGGAAGGCTTACCTTCATACTACTCCACAGTATCCCAAAGTCCACTGGAAAACACTAGTTATGGTAACTGGAATGCTACCAAAACATAAGTACATTTTATGGATGGCAATGCATAGAAGATTGGCTACAGTTGACAAATTAGCCAAATGGGGAGTTCAAGTAGATCAGTCATGCACATTGTGTGGAAGAGATATTGAAGAGACACATGACCACTT GAATCCAAGAAAGGCACTGCTAGGAGTGGTATTTGCAGCAGTAATATACAACATCTGGATGGAGCGAAATGATAGAAGATTTCAACAGCTGAGCAGAGAAGCCAAAGACAGATCAAAGGAAATTGCTCTTCAAGTGCATATTGCTGGACAAAAGAAGCCTAAATGGTCATCTATTCTGCAGTCATTCAATAGTTATCCTACATGTAATCC